Sequence from the Mustela erminea isolate mMusErm1 chromosome 8, mMusErm1.Pri, whole genome shotgun sequence genome:
GGGCCCTacgttttcattttgcactgggtgCCAAAAATTACATTACCAGTCCTGGGGCCAGACTCCAAGGAGGTGCCCCTGAGCCTCGGGGACAATTCCAGCACGAGCCCTGAGGCCGAGCCACAGTCCCAGCTCTGGCACCCGGTACCCAGCCACCCACAGAGGCAAGGCAGTGTTCTGGGAGGTGCTGGGTGTCCCTGCTAGGTGTCCCTGAGCTTACTTCCAAATCAAGGGCCACTGTCTCTGGCCAAATGACCTGGGTCAAGTCAGCCGACTTTAAGCCTTGACTTCTTAATCCCTAATCTATAAAAGGAGACTACCAATGCCTGCCTCCTAGGAGTGGTGGAGTGGATAGCCAGTACCCATGAGCAGCCCTCAGGGAGGGGCTGGGTGACAACTGCCCTGAGGGGCAGAGTCCAGGTGTGAGGGGCAGCCCAGAGCAGAGCAAACCCAGCCCCGGGTTCCATACCACCCTTCCCTTGCTTGGCCCCATCCCCTCTCCCAGCAGCCAGGCTTCCCTGGCAACAACCCCTCAGATCACATGCACTTGGAAACAgcaggaaaataatttctctgtattGGATCTCGGGCATCCTGACCCACTCTGGAGCAGGGGAGATCATTTGGGAAGTTCCTGGGTCCCTTCAATACTAGGAAAGTAACCCCCTTTACTTGAGGATGGTTATAGGCCAGAGGCTCTCTGGCACTCCCCCACATTGTCCCTGGCTCTCTCCTGCTCAggcaaccaccctctcccttccatgTATATGCTGTCGGGGGTGGCGGGGTCCCTGCAGGACCTAAGTGGTGGTTGATGAAGCCTGATGGGGAGGGTCAAGCCGCTGCCCAGCCTGACAGCCCAGCACACCCACAGTCTCAACCACCTGCCCTGCTCTGTCCACTAAAGGCGGGTGTGCCGGGCCCTCCCCACACATGTTTGCTCTTCAGCCATgaccagcctcctcctcctcgagGGGCTGCTGTGCTGACAGAGCTGCCACCAGACCTCCTGAGGGAAGAAAAGCCAGAGGACGCTTGCAGAGAACTTGCTCTGGCTCCCCGAGCGCTCAGTACAGAGCCAGGCTCAGCCAGGACAACAGCCCTGACCATGCCATGGCCACAGCCAGTGCTCCTCCTCCAGCAGCTGGGTTGCAGCTTCCCTCCCACAAGCCCCTCTCCTGACCCTCTGCATGGCAGTCACACAGGTAGGCCTTTCAGGGGAGCCCCAGAATCTGCCCTGCAAGAGAGAGTCTGCCAGGCATCCACCCCCTCTGCAGACACTGCCCAggcaagtcatgatctcagggtcccgggatcaagtcctgcactgggctccgagctcagcaggGTGGGTGCTTGAgggctttcttcctctgcccctccccccacttgggctctctctcctctctcaaatagtAAATCAATCTGGAAGGAagtaagggagggagggatggaagggGCGATCTACCCATGCCCATCGGGACTGGAGCTCAAAGGCCCCTTGCACCACCCCCTAGCATTCAAAGAAGGCATACCTGGGGAGCATGGCAGAAAATGTGGGGCCTTCCCTCCACCTCAGAGCCCAGACAGATGGGATTCACTCCCCACTGTCCCCATGGTCTGAGAGAGTGGACTTATGGGACAACACCCAGGGGGACCCAGGCTCCTGTGCATCTGGCAGGGATGCAGTGGCCAGTGGGAAGGCGGCCCCAGCAGCAGGCTAGCAAGCTCTAGGCCCtggctttgtttttgctttttgctgaGCTTCAGAAAGCCTCTGATACTTACCCACCCCAGATGAACACAGGGACTGCTGTCAGTAGTCCCCAAGGCGATGACAAACTAAGACGCTTCACAGGTCCCAGGCTCTGGAACCTGTCTGCTTGTTCCCTCCAGGCTTGTCCCCTGGCTCTGCTTCCGGCTGAAGCATGAATGGCCTGGAGGTGGCTTCCCCAGGTCTGACCACCAACTCCTCCCTGGTCATCTCAGAACAATGTGGCCAGGAGACGCCACTGGAGAACGTCCTCTTCGCCTCCTTCTACCTCCTGGATTTCATCCTGGCTTTTGTTGGCAATGCCCTGGCCCTGTGGCTTTTCGTCAGGGACCACAAGTCAGGCACCCCCGCCAACGTATTCTTGATGCATCTGGCTGTGGCCGACTTGTCCTGTGTGCTGGTCCTGCCCACCCGCCTCGTCTACCACTTCTCTGGGAACCACTGGCCGTTTGGGGAAATCCCGTGCCGACTCACCGGCTTCCTCTTCTACCTCAACATGTACGCCAGCATCTACTTCCTCACTTGCATCAGCGCTGACCGCTTCCTGGCCATCGTGCACCCCGTCAAGTCCCTCAAGCTCCGCAGGCCCCTGTACGCACACCTGGCCTGCGCCTTCCTCTGGGTAGTGGTGGCCGTAGCCATGGCCCCGCTGCTGGTGAGTCCGCAGACCGTGCAGACCAACCACACAGTCATCTGCCTGCAGCTGTACCGGGAGAAGGCCTCCCAGCATGCCCTCGTGTCCCTGGCCGTGGCCTTCACCTTCCCGTTTGTCACCACGGTCACCTGCTACCTGCTGATCATCCGCAGCCTGCGGCAGGGCCCTCGTGTGGAGAAGCGCCTCAAGAACAAGGCGGTCCGCATGATCGCCGTGGTGCTCGCCATATTCCTGGTCTGCTTCGTGCCCTACCACGTGCACCGCTCCGTCTACGTGCTGCGCTACCACGGCGGCGGGACCTCATGTGCCACCCAGCGCGTCCTGGCCCTGGGAAACCGCGTCACCTCCTGCCTCACCAGCCTCAATGGGGCGCTGGACCCAGTCATGTACTTCTTTGTGGCCGAGAAGTTCCGCGATGCCCTGTGCAACCTGGTCTGTGGCAAAAGGCTCTCCGGCCCGCCCCCCAGCTTTGAAGGGAAAACCAATGAGAGCTCACTGAGCGCCAGGTCAGAGCTGTGAGCCCTCGGACGCCAGCCCTGGCCCCCAGTGCCACAGACTGTCCTCAGAAGGacctccccactccaccccaggATGCACACCACCAGACTCATGAAGGAGAAGCCCAGTCTCTCCAAGGGTGGAACTCAGCACCCAGTAACTGGTTCTGTCTTATCTCATGTGCAAATCCCTAAAAGAGGACACCCCTCCATGGGACCAATCAGCCACCCACCCCCTGCAGAGACTGTGCTGGCCCTGCTCACTTACAGTTACTGGATACTCAGTGACTTCACCCCATGGCAGGGGGGGCAAGGGGGCCAGAGGAACAGTTCCCAAACAATGAGTGTCTTTCTTCCCCAAGGGCTGCTTGCTAGACTCCCAACCTCCTTCCCACCACGAAAAACACACAGCAGCAGAGCTCTGCAGAAAGAACCCCAGACGGCAGCTGCAAATGACTGGAGAGAAGGGGAATGTGGGAATCCTAATGGAGGGAAAGGAGTATGGGTTTCCCAGGTGGCACCTTTGCCAGATGACCCCTGAGTTCAGGGGACATGGACGGTAACTTGTAACTGAGTGTTGTACGTACATTTCAGGTTGGCCAGCAAATGACATCCAACAAGCACGGCCTTTGGGCTCCTCATCTCAGCGCTGGGTCCTTGCTCACTGCGCAAGGCCTGACAATCCCCACAGCTTCTCGGCAGCCTGATCCCTCCTGAGTCAGCCGAGCAGCCGGCAGGGGTGGACAGACTGGGGAGCCGGGCTTTGTCCTCGTCTCAGGACAcctccagcagggagcccacgccTGGCATGGGACCCTGTGTCCCACTAACCAAGACCAGCAGCGATGTCCTTTGCCTCCTGAGAGGCTCTCCCTGCCATGGCGGGTCCCAGGTCCCCTTTTGTACCTGATCACACTGATTGTAAACGTAACTGTACTTTTAGATTCTGAAGGTTATTGTGTTCAGTTGACATAACTCCCTTCCCAGAacttctcctccctcccacccaagaGTGGCAAAGCCGAGGTGAAGACTGGAGAGGCCAGGCAGCACGTGCTTTTGCCTCTGGATCAGACAGCCCCCGCAGCCTGCCCCACGTGCACACTCACACTCTGCACCACAGGCTTCAGAGGGCGGCCCCGGGCAAGGAGGGTCTCTGCGGGGTGGCCACACTTTCTTCATAGCAGCACCTTACTTCGGAGCGCCTCCAGCCTCTCCCGGGTTTTCCCAGCCTCTCCTGCCACAGGCAGCTCCATGTGAGCTGGAGCTCAGGAGAGAGGACTCGCTCAGGCCCACACCTGGCGGGCAACCCCTGATCGGCGCAGGACCGCCAGGACACCACCTGCCCTCCACAGCCCCTCCTGTAGACAACGACAGGGGACCATGCCCGGTGGCCCACAGACACCAAGACCGACACCAGGCAACACGCAGCAGGAGAATGGGAGAGATCACTGCAGGCTGCACCCAGAGCAGATAGATGGTGCAGTGGCAGAGAACAGAGAGGCGACAAggtaggagagggagggggactcTCAGCTAGGGTGGGCGGCCACCTTCACTGCGTGAGAAGACCTGCTGGTCAGCAGAGGAGAGACCAGGGTTTGGTTGGGGCCTGTTGACTTTGGGATGCCCAGTGGGCACCAAGTGGTTGAGAACCCGAGGGAAAGGTCTGGAGTGGAGGTGGACATCTGAGTCATCCAGCACATGCATGCCAGTCGGGGTTCTGGGACTTTGGACAGAGACGAGGCCCAGGTGCTGAGCCGCCAGCAAGCAAACATGGAGAGACAGGTGGAGGGAGGTCAGAAGAGGAGAGGACCCAGCACGGCCACAAAGCAGGAGGAAACTAAGAGAACACAGGGTCCTGGGTGCCTGGAGAGGAGGCAtttcaacaagaagaaaaagctgCCGTGAAGCCTGCTGAGAGGTCAAGAGAGGACCGTGGTGACCCGTGGGTCTGGCAATGAGGAGGGAGGTCATGGGGATGGACCTGACTGGCAGTGGGGGGCACATGAGAGGAGCCAGCAAGGGCACTGGAACATGCCGCAGATGGCCACAATGGGAGGACAGCTCTGGGAGATGCAGCGCAGACTGCAGCGGAGAGCTCCactggagaaggaggagcagggacAGGGCCTCCACGGGGCACTGTGACTGAGGCCTGGGCAGCaccagggcagggagcaggagagcCTTCCCCTCGGGAAAGTGGTGGGGAGGTCCTCACTCTaggagggtggaggggaaagAGACAGTGCAGGGAGAAAAGAGCCAGTCCTCCAGGAAGAAGGGAACTCAGTCTACAAAGGAAACTTAGCACAGAGTGCCAGAGTCAGTTCAGGCCCCCTGGCTGAGTGATTTCTTTCCAGGAGCATTTAGCCAGGGgcacagggaaggaggcagacagCTCCGCTCAGCAGCAAGGGCTGGCCAGACAACAGTGATGACCCAAAGCTCTTTATCCATCCACTGCCTCTGATGGCCCCTGCTCCGGCCAGCTACCTCCTCACTGCCTACTGTCAGCCTGCTTCTGAGAGCACGCCCAGGCCTGAGGCAGTCACCCCGTACTCTCTCTGGCCCAGCCTTCAACTATAAACCAGGGGTCTCTCAGCTGCCTTGCAGATGGGCCCAGGCCTTGCAGCGAGGCACTAAACAGTGCATTTGGTGAGGGTCCACCTCCTAGACAGGATCCGGCCCACCTCACCTGCCTGCGTTCTTCACGAAGCCCAGGTCAGCCAGCTCCACGTCACATAGCTCACAGCGGAAGCACCCCGGGTGCCAGTTGTTATTCATGGCCTTGATGACACGGCCAATGATGAACTCACCTGGAAGACATGGGTCCCAGCTCACTGAGGCAGGCACgtgcccccctcccagccccctccaaaGCCCTGCCCACATTGGCACTTGCCTGAGCTcagctgatcccaggactcccctCCCAGAGCTTGGGGAGGTGATGCCTCCAGAGAGCTGGTGCTCAGAGAGGGGATCAAGGAAGAGCACCTGTGCTCCCGCCTACCTGCCCAACCCCCTAGGCATGCAGAGGAGTGTGCTACCTCCAGCCCTTACCGCAGGATCCACAGCATGGAGCAAACAGCATTTGGAAGTCATGTTCGCAGTACTTCCGGCCTTCAAACTGCAAATGAACCAGCAGAGAATGTTCAAGCAAACCTCCATCATTCCCCTCCAGCTGGCCGGTCTTTGTTGGATCAGGACCCACCCTCAGGAAAGCTAGAAAGGCACCCCAATTTGTGCAATTGCTACCGTGACAGGAAACCGGGTGCGGCACCCAACCCTCCCTGTGGAGAAGACTTCCTAGAGGAGGTGGTAAGGAGCTGGAAGACCGCAGGGGGTTGGAGTGCTGAGAGGAGGGCAACCCAGAACAGCAGGGCCAAGGCCTGGAGATGGGAGGGAATCCGCAGGAATGGGCCTTTACCACAGGGCGGGCATGCAAAGTAAGGGGTCTCCAAGAAGCTGGGAACTGGGCAAGGCCAGCCCTCAAAAGCCACTGCTGTTTGCACAAGACCTTGGCCCTGctggtcctgggagcgagccgaGGGCTGGGACCAAGTCTGATTTATAAATGTCGCTTGGCCCTATTTCCTGTGTATTTTCTCTGTGTGAGAAGTCCATTTCCCTCAGAGGCCACAAGATACccagagagggagatggaaagagggaCACAGGAAAAACATGGGGGCCTGAGGGAGAACCCCAAGTCCTGCAGCTAGCAGGAGCCACTCCAGGCACCAGCCACTGTCCCCATCTGCCTGGACAATGATGGCCTTGCCATGGTCCCAAGTGTGGCCAAGCCCTGCCCCAGATTTCTTCTCCcttgacaattttctttttaaaaaagtttggtTTGTCCTCTTCTCTGAAATGAGCATCTTATTAGTCTGCAACTGAATATGGCCCTACACAGTAGCCCGTAGAGGAAGCAGGGCATGAACTTCATTCAGCAACGACTCTTTCCTGAgcgcctactgtatgccaggcttTGTTCTAGGCACATGGCCACCACAAACAGAgctcagcctcccctccccctgcctctacAGTAGGCCAGCATTTCCCAAGAGGATGGAAGTCTCCAATGCTGTCAATAGGAGCTCACACACTGCATGGCCGTCCATCTGCCCATCCTGTCAGCTGTACCTTCGAAGCCTCTCTGGTCTCTGAGACCTGGTCACCACCTCCACTGCAACCACCAGTGGCATACTGGTAAATGATGACCAACCGGCCCTTTGGAAGACGGGGTCTGCTCTGTAGCATTTACCAGTTTCTATGGTGTGGTAATTCCTGCCACGGACAATGTCAGGCTCCCAACACAACATCAGCATGGAGTTAAGATCTGTGTGGCAGCCATCAGGGTACATTTCCACCACCCAGGTACAAGAGACAAATAACTTCGAAGGCACAGATGATAGGAAAAcgtaataaaataattaggaagtggTGAGTTTTGAGTATGTGTTACCCTtgtttccaataaaattttatctcaCTGTACAtttatataacttaatttttaataagagTTATGTTTAACCACTAGTTGGCAAGattattgaaaatttaaataatctgcTCTTATGAGCCAGTGTGATCCAGTTCACTTGACCAGGGTTTTTTTGGTAATCCAGCTTCTGGTCCCACCTGTTCTCCAGCTTCTGTGCCTGCCCATATTTGTATCTCCCCAGCACAGCAAGGAGAGTGGTCCTTTTCAAGCTGTCAGACAGActgcctctggcaaccctcaAATACCCTGCATGCActgacctcagggcctttgcacctgacTGTGCTCTCTGATGAATGCTCTTCTTGCAGATGTAGGCTGGCTCCCTCACCTCCAGGTCTGCTCAAACATcatcttccctgaccaccctctgTCCGCACCCCAATTCCTTGTACCCAGAGCACTGAGCACCATCCGATATACCATATATTTATTGTGTTCACCGTCTGTTCTCAAAGGAGGGTATGAACTGCCAGAGCTGGGTGTTTGCGTCCCATGGCCTCCCAGAGTCTACCCAGAGGAGGCTGGATGAATAGTGACTCTCCTTCACAGCTTCACAAGTGAAGACACGCCCACAAAGGGCAGACCTGGCCTGACTGTTCATCAGTCACTGGTTGGGACCATGGCTGGCACAGCCTGTTAGCTCctaggaagcaggctctgagctggtGGGGGCTCAGGCTCCAATACGGTAGTCCGGCCGAGGGTCCCGGCCAGGTGCTCACCTCGTAGAAGAGCCCCTCAGGGAATGGCCGGAAGCACTGGGCACACACGAAGCAGTGCTCGTGGTACAGCTCTCCGTTGCTGTTGACGATCCGCTCAGCAGGCGCGAAGCGTGCCTGGCAGCGCTGGCACACTGCATTGGCCAAGGCGTTGGACATGTTGCTGGGGGGAAAGGGGTGGACAGGtcaggcctggggaggggcaaagaCAAGCAAGCCTGGGGAGCTGCACTCAAGGGGCACACCTCcctccttaaaaagttaaaatgcttgggcacctgggtgactcagtggattaaagcctctgccttcggctcaggtcatgatcccagggtcctaggattgagccccgcatcaggctctctgctcagcagggagcctgcttccccctctctgcctgcctctctgcctacttgtgatctgggtctatcaaataaataaataaaatcttaccaaaaaaaaaagttaaaatgctcTCCAGAGTAAGGGAACTCGCTGTCCTCACCCTGATGACAGTCTTGGCACTGTGGGGACTCGGCAACATGCAGTCAGGGCTGAGCTGCCTGGCAGTGGCTTGGCCTATGCTTGCATCAAAGCTTCTGTGTTCTGTGGGCATCCTAAGTGCCAGCACACACCAGTCTATAGTATGTATTCCCAGACCACAACCCTACCAGGCCAATGCAGcatccccattttatacatgaacCAGCCAAGGTCTGCAGAGAGTTAGTGTTCTTCCTGAGGGCCACAGTGGGTGGAGGCAAAGCCTGGATTAGAAACCGGCACCCCTCCAGACTCTAAAGCCCCCATCTTTCTGGATGCCCTAGAGTCCCCATGCACATCTATGGAGCATCAGACATGGCCAGGACATAGCCAGGCACACACCAGTCAGAGCAGCGAGGGCTCAAGACCAGCATCCTCACGGTGGCCTGGGCTGACCTCACTCTCTGGGTCTAGACTCCCAGCCATGGAAAGACCAGAGGATGGGTTATAGGCCAGTTAGATGAGGGCCATGTGCCAGCACTCAGCAGCATGTCTGGCCCACAGTAAGCCCCCACAAGGACAGTGCAGTAGTTGCCAACATCTGTGCTTGGTTCCTAGGCTCGGTCTTCATCATGCGGGCCCATGTGTTGGGGTATCTGTGGTCACCTCAGCTCCCTCTTATGCCTACTATTGCCTCTTCTCAGGGAACCAGAGTCTCCCAGATATAGAGCTTCACCCAGGCATAAATCGGTAGCTCTGTAATCCACTCATTTAATCCCTGAGGCAACCCTGCCCTCCAGATGAGAGacctaaggctcagagaggttaagtaacttgcccaagctcacacagcaGATGACAGAGTCCAGATTTGAATCCAGATTGCTCAGACTTCAGTGGCTCTTTCCTCTGCACCAGGAGCTAGTTGCAAACCACCTGCCTCAAAAAACATGTAACCACCTTACCATGGAGAAGGTGAGAGTGGGAATCTTTGGGAAAGGAGCAGGCTGGGGGCAAATGTCCTCATCCAGGGTGGGCAACACCACCCCTGGGGTAAGTGGTAGACTTCCTTCTGGGAGGAGTAAAGTCCAAACAAGGGGTAAATGCCCACACTGAGCCAAGCCCATGCTGAAAGGCCC
This genomic interval carries:
- the GPR17 gene encoding uracil nucleotide/cysteinyl leukotriene receptor gives rise to the protein MNGLEVASPGLTTNSSLVISEQCGQETPLENVLFASFYLLDFILAFVGNALALWLFVRDHKSGTPANVFLMHLAVADLSCVLVLPTRLVYHFSGNHWPFGEIPCRLTGFLFYLNMYASIYFLTCISADRFLAIVHPVKSLKLRRPLYAHLACAFLWVVVAVAMAPLLVSPQTVQTNHTVICLQLYREKASQHALVSLAVAFTFPFVTTVTCYLLIIRSLRQGPRVEKRLKNKAVRMIAVVLAIFLVCFVPYHVHRSVYVLRYHGGGTSCATQRVLALGNRVTSCLTSLNGALDPVMYFFVAEKFRDALCNLVCGKRLSGPPPSFEGKTNESSLSARSEL